One stretch of Thalassovita sp. DNA includes these proteins:
- a CDS encoding cyclic nucleotide-binding/CBS domain-containing protein codes for MDRPEYNSKPRPLTAQPTDTVSHAVAKMTKKNYGSVVILEADSNTVAGIVTERDILNKLVAAGLDPKVTPLSDIMTTNPRLARETDDMLDWLRIMSNERFRRLPVVDESGSIKAVFTQGDFVSYTWPDLFMQMKSLAGASVVKNLTLYLFAVGLGLYSLAMLFIIESLQ; via the coding sequence ATGGATCGTCCCGAATACAACAGCAAACCGAGGCCCTTGACCGCACAGCCTACCGACACGGTGTCACACGCCGTCGCGAAAATGACAAAAAAAAATTACGGTTCGGTTGTAATTTTGGAGGCTGACTCCAATACCGTAGCGGGGATAGTTACGGAACGCGACATTCTAAATAAACTGGTAGCGGCAGGACTTGACCCAAAAGTTACCCCACTCAGTGACATCATGACCACCAATCCTCGGCTGGCAAGAGAAACCGATGACATGCTCGATTGGCTGAGGATAATGTCCAACGAGCGTTTCAGACGCCTTCCCGTTGTAGATGAGAGTGGAAGCATCAAGGCTGTTTTCACTCAAGGAGACTTTGTCTCCTACACGTGGCCGGATCTGTTTATGCAGATGAAATCTCTAGCTGGGGCTTCGGTGGTAAAAAACCTCACACTTTATCTGTTTGCTGTGGGCTTAGGATTATATTCCTTAGCAATGCTATTTATTATTGAAAGTTTGCAATAG
- a CDS encoding DNA-binding protein, whose product MSNHSISHLPDVDPLLKAGEAAKMLSISVPSFWRRVADGSVPKPIKLGSSSRWVRSEILAVIEKAKARR is encoded by the coding sequence ATGTCGAATCATTCGATCTCTCATCTCCCCGACGTTGACCCGCTGCTTAAGGCTGGTGAGGCAGCGAAAATGCTGTCGATCAGCGTGCCGAGTTTCTGGCGCCGTGTCGCGGACGGGTCTGTCCCGAAGCCGATCAAACTTGGTTCTTCTTCGCGCTGGGTCCGTTCGGAGATCCTTGCCGTCATCGAGAAGGCAAAGGCGCGCCGCTAG
- a CDS encoding tyrosine-type recombinase/integrase: protein MARDLFTARGVIALEAGKHCDGAGLWLVKSDRNHGKWVLRLTVYGKRREMGLGRWPDVSLGEVRKAADDARRELRDGRDPIRERQKRHRDAQRNLHLFRDVAHDDFEARKAELRDGGKAGRWFSPLELHVLPKLGHIPVAEISQLDLRDCLAPIWHKKAETARKALTRTSICFEHAAALGIDVDLQAPRKARALLGKPNKSSSNIPSLPWTEVPAFYQSLDEGSVTHLALRLLILTGVRSKPIRFMREEQVADGVWTVPAEHIKGRKGATSDFRVPLTNEAQKVISQARQHARDGYLFPSVRKGVISDATMSRLMERREMAARPHGFRSSLRVWLAEATDASHEVAETMLGHVVGSSVVRAYRRTDFLEKRRILLERWAAHLTENPNGLKNLENA, encoded by the coding sequence ATGGCTAGGGATTTGTTTACAGCTCGCGGCGTTATAGCGCTCGAGGCAGGTAAGCATTGTGATGGCGCTGGGCTCTGGTTAGTGAAGTCGGACCGCAACCATGGCAAATGGGTTCTACGCCTAACGGTGTATGGAAAGCGCAGAGAAATGGGGCTTGGCCGTTGGCCTGACGTGAGCCTGGGCGAGGTGCGCAAAGCGGCAGACGATGCCCGGCGGGAACTTCGAGATGGACGTGATCCAATCCGCGAACGACAAAAAAGACATCGAGACGCCCAGCGCAATTTGCACCTGTTCCGCGATGTAGCGCACGATGATTTTGAGGCGCGAAAGGCGGAACTCCGTGATGGTGGCAAGGCCGGACGTTGGTTTAGCCCACTGGAACTACATGTGTTGCCAAAACTGGGACACATTCCAGTAGCCGAAATCTCCCAACTCGACCTACGAGATTGCTTGGCGCCGATCTGGCACAAGAAAGCGGAAACCGCTCGCAAGGCGCTGACCCGAACCTCGATCTGTTTCGAACACGCAGCGGCGCTGGGCATCGATGTTGACTTGCAGGCACCAAGAAAAGCACGGGCCCTGCTCGGGAAGCCCAACAAGTCATCCAGCAACATACCTTCCCTTCCTTGGACGGAGGTGCCGGCATTCTATCAAAGCCTAGATGAGGGGTCTGTTACGCACCTTGCCCTGCGTTTGTTGATCCTCACCGGGGTGAGATCCAAACCAATCCGGTTTATGCGGGAAGAGCAGGTGGCGGACGGCGTCTGGACTGTCCCCGCAGAACATATCAAAGGCCGAAAAGGCGCAACGTCCGACTTCCGTGTGCCTCTTACCAACGAAGCGCAAAAGGTGATTTCCCAAGCCCGGCAACACGCGCGCGACGGCTACCTCTTTCCGAGTGTCCGCAAAGGCGTAATTTCCGACGCTACGATGTCGCGCTTGATGGAGCGGCGCGAGATGGCGGCGCGGCCACATGGCTTCCGTTCAAGCCTACGCGTTTGGCTGGCTGAGGCGACAGATGCCAGCCATGAGGTCGCAGAGACCATGCTGGGCCATGTCGTAGGGAGTTCAGTTGTACGAGCCTACCGTCGAACCGACTTCCTTGAGAAACGTCGCATCCTACTCGAGCGCTGGGCTGCACATCTCACGGAAAACCCAAACGGCCTCAAAAATCTGGAGAATGCATGA
- a CDS encoding iron-containing alcohol dehydrogenase: MTPFAFNTTKSVVFETGAAARMAEVAGATLGKTVLLITDSGLRKLGLLDPALHSLTDAGHEVVVFDGVEADPSRETLEQAVEVGRTIGATGVLGFGGGSPMDVAKLTALLLGSEEDLDSAWGVAQAKGPRLPLVLVPTTAGTGSEVTPVAIITVGAEEKRGVSSPIILPDIAILDADLTRELPPHITAATGVDAMVHAIEAYASTSANNNPMSQLLAREALRLLGANIETAVFEGGNAAARGAMLLGSMLAGQAFANSPVAAVHALAYPIGGTFHIPHGLSNALVLPHVLRFNAPEAHAVYAEIAADAFPHLAEVDGSQARCAAFIEALENLAETLGMQTRLRDVGIPESALAKMAEDAMLQQRLLVNNPRSVSEADALAIYRAAW; this comes from the coding sequence ATGACACCGTTTGCATTCAACACCACCAAATCTGTGGTTTTTGAAACCGGCGCGGCGGCGCGGATGGCTGAGGTTGCGGGCGCAACGCTGGGCAAGACGGTGTTGCTGATCACCGATTCTGGTCTGCGCAAACTGGGGCTGCTGGATCCGGCGCTGCATTCGCTTACCGATGCCGGCCACGAGGTGGTGGTGTTTGACGGGGTGGAGGCAGACCCCTCCCGCGAGACATTGGAACAGGCGGTTGAGGTGGGGCGCACCATCGGCGCCACAGGTGTTTTGGGATTCGGCGGCGGCTCACCGATGGATGTGGCCAAGCTGACTGCGCTGCTCCTGGGATCGGAGGAGGATCTGGACAGCGCCTGGGGTGTGGCCCAGGCCAAAGGACCCCGGCTGCCCTTGGTTCTGGTGCCGACAACGGCCGGCACCGGGTCTGAGGTGACGCCGGTGGCCATCATAACCGTCGGCGCTGAGGAAAAGCGCGGCGTCTCCTCCCCCATCATCCTGCCCGATATTGCTATTCTGGATGCGGATCTGACGCGTGAGTTGCCGCCCCATATCACTGCTGCCACCGGGGTGGATGCGATGGTGCATGCGATTGAGGCCTATGCCTCAACCTCAGCCAACAACAATCCGATGTCCCAACTGCTGGCACGCGAAGCGCTGCGGCTACTGGGGGCCAATATCGAAACCGCGGTGTTTGAGGGCGGAAATGCCGCGGCGCGCGGTGCCATGCTGCTGGGCTCCATGCTGGCGGGTCAGGCCTTTGCCAATTCGCCCGTAGCGGCGGTGCATGCTCTGGCCTATCCGATTGGCGGCACCTTCCATATTCCGCATGGCCTGTCCAACGCGCTGGTGCTGCCGCATGTGCTCCGCTTCAACGCGCCAGAGGCCCATGCGGTTTATGCTGAGATCGCGGCGGATGCCTTTCCGCATCTGGCCGAGGTGGACGGCAGCCAGGCCCGCTGCGCGGCCTTTATCGAAGCCTTGGAAAATTTGGCAGAAACGCTGGGCATGCAGACCCGGTTGCGCGATGTGGGCATTCCCGAAAGCGCCCTGGCCAAGATGGCAGAGGATGCGATGCTGCAGCAGCGCCTGCTGGTCAACAACCCCCGTAGCGTGAGCGAGGCTGATGCCCTCGCCATCTACCGGGCCGCTTGGTAA
- a CDS encoding thioesterase family protein yields the protein MSEKPAPTRRADYVDFYPLQTRWNDNDCYGHMNNVVHYALFDTAVNGWLMERGLLDPRSSETFGLVVETGCKYFAEMGFPDRVTAGLRVAHLGSSSIRYELGLFRNDEDQASAEGTFVHVYVNRDSRRPSPIEGERRAAFQALMRP from the coding sequence ATGAGTGAGAAACCTGCCCCGACCCGCCGCGCCGATTATGTAGATTTCTACCCGCTGCAGACCCGCTGGAATGACAATGATTGTTATGGCCACATGAACAACGTGGTGCACTACGCCCTGTTTGACACCGCGGTGAACGGCTGGCTGATGGAGCGGGGCCTGCTGGATCCGCGCAGTTCGGAAACCTTTGGTCTGGTTGTGGAAACCGGCTGCAAATATTTCGCTGAGATGGGGTTTCCGGATCGGGTCACCGCTGGGCTGCGGGTGGCGCATCTGGGCAGCAGTTCCATCCGGTATGAGCTGGGACTGTTTCGCAATGACGAAGATCAGGCCTCGGCCGAGGGGACCTTCGTGCATGTCTATGTCAACCGCGACAGCCGCCGCCCCAGCCCGATCGAGGGGGAACGCCGCGCCGCGTTTCAGGCCCTGATGCGCCCGTAA
- a CDS encoding DUF1330 domain-containing protein: MPAYMLTFLRVEDAETHARDYLPGGHQALLAYGGKPLAVTEDYTVKEGAFPKGRLLLVEFPSKEAAEQYYDGPEHAPYKEILHKVAKSDMVIFDSGSMPI; this comes from the coding sequence ATGCCTGCCTATATGCTGACCTTCCTGCGTGTCGAAGACGCTGAAACACACGCCCGTGACTATCTGCCGGGCGGCCATCAGGCCCTGCTGGCCTATGGCGGCAAGCCGCTTGCCGTTACCGAGGATTACACCGTCAAAGAAGGTGCCTTCCCCAAGGGCCGCCTGTTGTTGGTGGAGTTTCCCAGCAAAGAAGCCGCCGAACAGTATTACGACGGCCCCGAGCACGCGCCCTACAAGGAAATCCTGCACAAGGTTGCCAAAAGTGACATGGTGATTTTCGACAGCGGCTCAATGCCGATCTGA
- a CDS encoding AarF/ABC1/UbiB kinase family protein — protein MSDTTHRPRPVAVPAGRLHRMARLGGLATQVAGAVALGGAKALAGGARPQLRDLVLTPGNFERLTHELAQMRGAAMKVGQLISLEAGDLLPAELTAILSRLRSDAHQMPPQQLKQVLNAAWGQGWQRQFARFDVRPIAAASIGQVHRAQLKDGRDLAVKVQYPGVAQSIDSDVANVGALLRAARVLPKGFDLAPYLEAARLQLHEETDYLREGAQLQRFAGYLTGQERFLLPAFHADWSTGQVLAMSYVAGRPVEELQAASQATRDGVMRDLFALFFEELFTFNDMQSDPNFANFLYQPAQDRIVLLDFGATRAIASDVVQGYRDLLAAGLAGRWPEMQQAATAIGLLAGDMRPDHQARLIAMMQWVFTALRAPGSFDFADTRLSQQLQAEWLTLMEEGMAPPPVAMDVLYVQRKMGGLALLATRLRARVDLQALLAPHLVGSSR, from the coding sequence ATGTCTGATACCACCCATCGTCCGCGGCCTGTTGCGGTGCCTGCGGGCCGTTTGCATCGCATGGCGCGTCTTGGCGGGCTGGCAACGCAGGTTGCGGGCGCCGTGGCCCTTGGCGGCGCAAAGGCGCTGGCGGGTGGGGCGCGGCCACAGCTGCGCGATCTGGTGCTGACCCCCGGCAACTTCGAACGTCTGACGCATGAGCTGGCGCAGATGCGCGGCGCGGCGATGAAGGTTGGTCAGCTGATTTCGCTGGAGGCTGGGGATCTGCTGCCGGCAGAACTAACGGCGATCCTGTCCCGCCTGCGGTCTGACGCCCACCAGATGCCACCGCAGCAGTTGAAACAGGTGTTGAACGCGGCCTGGGGGCAGGGCTGGCAGCGCCAGTTTGCCCGTTTTGATGTGCGCCCGATTGCGGCGGCCTCGATCGGGCAGGTGCACCGGGCACAGCTGAAGGATGGGCGCGATCTGGCGGTGAAGGTGCAATACCCCGGCGTGGCGCAAAGCATCGACAGCGATGTGGCCAATGTCGGGGCGCTGTTGCGCGCGGCGCGGGTCTTGCCCAAGGGCTTTGATCTGGCCCCCTATCTGGAGGCCGCGCGCCTGCAATTGCATGAGGAAACCGACTACCTGCGCGAGGGCGCGCAGCTGCAGCGGTTCGCCGGATATCTGACCGGGCAGGAGCGTTTTCTGCTGCCGGCGTTTCATGCGGATTGGTCAACCGGGCAGGTCTTGGCGATGTCCTATGTGGCGGGCCGCCCGGTGGAGGAACTGCAGGCCGCGTCGCAGGCCACGCGGGATGGTGTGATGCGGGATCTCTTTGCGTTGTTTTTTGAGGAGCTCTTCACCTTCAATGACATGCAAAGTGACCCGAATTTCGCCAACTTCCTGTATCAGCCTGCCCAGGATCGGATCGTGTTGCTGGATTTCGGCGCCACCCGCGCCATCGCCTCTGATGTGGTGCAGGGGTACCGCGATCTGTTGGCTGCAGGCTTGGCCGGACGTTGGCCGGAAATGCAACAGGCTGCAACCGCGATAGGCCTGTTGGCGGGGGATATGCGCCCCGACCACCAGGCGCGCCTGATCGCAATGATGCAGTGGGTATTCACGGCATTGCGTGCGCCCGGTTCGTTTGATTTTGCCGATACGCGCCTGTCACAACAGCTGCAGGCCGAATGGCTGACCCTGATGGAGGAGGGGATGGCCCCACCGCCCGTTGCGATGGATGTGCTCTACGTGCAGCGCAAAATGGGCGGGCTGGCCTTGCTGGCAACGCGTCTTCGCGCGCGTGTTGATCTGCAGGCGCTGCTGGCCCCGCACCTTGTTGGGTCAAGTCGCTGA
- a CDS encoding acyl-CoA synthetase encodes MAFASVEDTIALENEMPWEDRDVPVTFYELLTRTKDRHGNGKATTFQLLSGPKDKAETLTWNDLHARTCQVANMFRDLGIGEKDVVACILPNCTETLLTIFGGAIAGIINPINPLLEPEQIAAILRETKAKVVVTLKAFPKTDVAQKTAEAVRHAPGVATVLEIDLNRYLTPPKSLIVPLIRPKNPGNHHADVLDFNKTAKKYPTSLSFADSTEDRVAAYFHTGGTTGMPKVAQHRYSGMVYNGWLGATLLFTNEDNVICPLPMFHVFACHVIMMSAISAGTHVVFPTPAGYRGDGVFDNFWKLIERWQITFIITVPTAISAMMQRPVDADISSVKTSFSGSAPLPLELFKRFEETSGVTIVEGYGLTEATCLVSCNPPTGGKKVGSVGIRFPYSDVRIFKEVNGEPVECGPDEVGEICVSNPGVYAGNTYAEAEKNAELYHHGKYLRTGDLGRIDEENYIWITGRAKDLIIRGGHNIDPAEIEEALLQHHDVAMAGAIGQPDAHSGELPCAYVELVEGASVTGEELLAHAKVHVNERAAIPKHVEVLGELPKTAVGKVFKPDLRKRAITRIYNKALDEAKLNAKVIEVLDDKKRGLVARVERTGVVHDDEVGHVLGAYTRPWEWAE; translated from the coding sequence ATGGCCTTTGCCTCGGTAGAAGATACAATTGCCTTGGAAAACGAAATGCCATGGGAGGACCGCGATGTTCCGGTCACTTTCTATGAGCTGCTGACACGCACCAAGGATCGCCATGGCAACGGCAAAGCCACCACGTTTCAGCTGCTGAGCGGCCCCAAGGATAAGGCGGAAACGCTGACTTGGAACGATCTGCACGCGCGCACCTGTCAGGTGGCCAACATGTTCCGCGATCTAGGGATCGGGGAAAAGGATGTGGTGGCCTGCATCCTGCCAAACTGTACCGAAACACTGCTGACGATCTTTGGCGGCGCCATTGCGGGGATCATCAACCCGATCAACCCGCTGTTGGAGCCGGAACAGATCGCCGCGATTTTGCGCGAAACCAAAGCCAAAGTTGTGGTGACGCTGAAGGCGTTCCCGAAAACCGATGTGGCCCAGAAAACCGCGGAGGCCGTGCGCCATGCGCCGGGTGTTGCGACCGTTCTGGAAATTGACCTGAACCGGTACCTGACACCGCCGAAATCGCTGATCGTGCCGCTGATCCGCCCGAAGAACCCGGGCAACCACCACGCTGATGTGCTGGACTTCAACAAGACGGCCAAGAAATACCCGACCTCGCTGTCCTTCGCTGACAGCACTGAGGATCGCGTTGCGGCCTATTTCCACACCGGCGGCACTACTGGCATGCCCAAGGTGGCGCAGCACCGCTATTCCGGCATGGTCTACAATGGTTGGCTGGGCGCAACGCTCTTGTTCACCAACGAAGACAACGTCATCTGCCCGCTGCCGATGTTCCACGTCTTTGCCTGCCACGTCATCATGATGTCGGCCATTTCGGCGGGCACCCATGTGGTCTTCCCCACACCTGCGGGCTATCGCGGTGATGGCGTCTTTGACAACTTCTGGAAGCTGATTGAACGCTGGCAGATCACCTTCATCATCACTGTGCCGACCGCCATTTCGGCGATGATGCAGCGCCCGGTGGATGCGGATATTTCCTCGGTCAAAACCTCATTCTCGGGCTCCGCACCGCTGCCGCTGGAGCTGTTCAAACGGTTTGAGGAAACCTCTGGCGTGACCATCGTTGAGGGCTACGGCCTGACCGAAGCAACCTGCCTGGTGTCCTGTAACCCGCCCACCGGTGGCAAGAAGGTCGGCTCGGTCGGGATCCGCTTCCCCTATAGTGATGTGCGCATCTTCAAAGAGGTCAACGGTGAGCCGGTGGAATGTGGCCCTGACGAGGTGGGGGAGATCTGCGTCTCAAACCCCGGCGTCTATGCGGGCAACACCTACGCTGAGGCCGAGAAGAACGCTGAGCTGTATCATCACGGCAAATACCTGCGGACCGGCGATCTGGGCCGCATTGATGAAGAAAACTACATTTGGATCACTGGTCGCGCCAAAGACCTGATCATCCGCGGTGGTCACAACATTGACCCGGCGGAGATCGAAGAGGCGCTGCTGCAACACCATGATGTGGCCATGGCCGGTGCCATCGGTCAGCCGGATGCGCATTCGGGCGAACTGCCCTGTGCCTATGTGGAGCTGGTTGAAGGCGCATCCGTCACCGGTGAGGAGCTGCTGGCCCACGCCAAGGTGCATGTGAACGAACGCGCCGCCATCCCGAAACATGTTGAGGTGCTGGGCGAGCTGCCGAAAACCGCTGTTGGCAAGGTGTTCAAGCCGGACCTGCGCAAACGCGCCATTACCCGCATCTACAACAAGGCGCTGGATGAGGCCAAGTTGAACGCCAAGGTGATTGAGGTGCTGGACGACAAAAAACGTGGTCTGGTGGCCCGTGTCGAACGCACCGGCGTTGTTCATGATGATGAGGTTGGCCACGTTCTGGGCGCCTACACCCGCCCGTGGGAATGGGCTGAGTAA
- a CDS encoding ABC transporter transmembrane domain-containing protein, which produces MARAPISSDEDREKSKHVGALRELWPFLWPYRGLAALAGMALVLTATVSLMLPLAVRRVVDNFNAEDGGILDLYFTAAMAIAGLLAVGTGLRYMLVTRLGERVVADIRKAVFDRVVGMSPAFFENIMTGEVLSRITTDTTLILSVIGSSISIALRNVLIFLGGLVLMLFTSAKLTGLVLLIVPMVVVPILVLGRKLRVLSRENQDWIAASSGSASEALQSVQTVQAFTNEMAVRRDFSDVTESSFDSAKRRITTRALMTVIVIFLVFSGVVGVLWIGANDVRTGTMSAGALVQFVIYSVMVAGSVGALSEIWGELQRAAGATERLVELLNAEDSVADPEAPKAVPAEVTGQIQFENVSFRYPTRPDVSALDQVDLQIQPGETVAFVGPSGAGKTTIIQTILRFYDPQEGRILLDGVDLKDMERDAFRRHLALVPQDPVIFASTAMENIRFGRPEASDAEVEAAAKAAAAHDFIMKLPDGYASKVGERGVMLSGGQKQRIAIARAILRDAPVLLLDEATSALDAASERAVQGAVDELSKTRTTLIVAHRLATVKKADRIVVMDEGRIVAQGTHDQLVAEGGLYAQLAKLQFTEGFEAA; this is translated from the coding sequence ATGGCCCGTGCCCCGATCTCATCGGATGAGGACCGCGAAAAATCCAAACACGTTGGCGCATTGCGCGAACTTTGGCCCTTCCTGTGGCCATACCGGGGGCTGGCGGCCCTGGCGGGTATGGCGCTGGTTCTGACGGCAACCGTCTCGTTGATGCTGCCCTTGGCCGTGCGCCGCGTGGTGGATAATTTCAACGCCGAAGATGGCGGCATTCTGGACCTCTACTTCACCGCGGCCATGGCGATTGCCGGCTTGTTGGCGGTGGGCACCGGCCTGCGCTACATGCTAGTGACCCGGCTGGGGGAACGGGTGGTGGCCGACATCCGTAAGGCGGTGTTTGACCGTGTTGTCGGCATGTCCCCGGCGTTTTTTGAAAACATCATGACCGGTGAGGTGCTGAGCCGGATCACCACCGACACCACGCTGATCCTGTCTGTGATCGGCTCATCGATCTCAATCGCGCTGCGCAATGTGCTGATTTTCCTTGGCGGGCTGGTGCTGATGCTGTTCACCTCGGCCAAGCTGACGGGGTTGGTCCTGTTGATCGTGCCGATGGTGGTGGTGCCTATTCTGGTGCTGGGCCGCAAGCTGCGCGTGCTGAGCCGGGAAAACCAGGATTGGATCGCGGCCAGTTCCGGCAGCGCGTCAGAGGCGCTGCAAAGCGTTCAAACCGTGCAGGCCTTCACCAATGAGATGGCTGTGCGCCGTGACTTTTCGGATGTGACCGAATCCAGCTTTGACTCGGCCAAGCGGCGGATCACGACGCGGGCGCTGATGACGGTGATCGTGATCTTCCTTGTCTTCTCGGGCGTGGTTGGCGTGTTGTGGATCGGTGCAAACGACGTGCGCACCGGCACGATGAGCGCCGGCGCCCTGGTGCAGTTTGTGATCTATTCGGTGATGGTTGCCGGCTCCGTCGGGGCCTTGTCAGAGATTTGGGGCGAGCTGCAGCGCGCTGCCGGGGCAACGGAACGACTTGTCGAATTGCTGAACGCCGAAGACAGCGTTGCCGATCCTGAGGCGCCCAAGGCCGTGCCTGCTGAGGTGACTGGTCAGATCCAGTTTGAAAACGTCAGCTTCCGCTACCCGACCCGGCCCGATGTGTCGGCGCTGGATCAAGTGGACCTGCAAATCCAGCCCGGTGAAACGGTGGCCTTTGTCGGCCCCTCTGGCGCGGGTAAAACCACCATCATCCAGACCATTCTGCGGTTTTATGATCCGCAAGAGGGGCGGATCCTGCTGGATGGTGTGGATCTGAAAGATATGGAACGCGATGCCTTCCGCAGGCATTTGGCGCTGGTGCCGCAGGATCCGGTGATCTTTGCCTCAACCGCGATGGAAAACATCCGCTTCGGCCGGCCCGAGGCCAGCGATGCCGAGGTTGAGGCCGCCGCCAAAGCCGCCGCCGCGCATGATTTCATCATGAAACTGCCGGATGGCTACGCCAGCAAAGTGGGCGAACGCGGTGTCATGCTGTCGGGCGGCCAGAAACAGCGGATTGCCATTGCGCGGGCCATTCTGCGCGATGCCCCGGTTCTGCTGCTGGATGAGGCCACATCGGCGCTTGATGCGGCAAGCGAACGTGCGGTGCAGGGCGCTGTGGATGAACTGTCCAAGACCCGCACAACCCTGATCGTGGCGCACCGTCTGGCCACCGTGAAAAAGGCAGACCGGATTGTGGTGATGGACGAAGGCCGCATCGTGGCGCAGGGCACCCATGATCAGCTGGTTGCCGAAGGTGGGCTTTATGCCCAGCTGGCCAAGCTGCAGTTCACCGAAGGCTTTGAAGCCGCCTGA
- a CDS encoding Lrp/AsnC family transcriptional regulator, with protein MIDDTDRKICDILQQNARTSSTDVATMVGLSVSATNERIRRLSDSGTITGWHATLRPDRFGAALCAFVLIDMSYEGEAEAVAALSQRAEVQELHHISGPHSYLMKLRVADTAALQAFLTEAVKPLPAITRTETVITLGSPKETPAIAIPAGIGGADV; from the coding sequence GTGATTGATGACACCGACCGCAAAATCTGCGACATCCTGCAACAGAACGCCCGCACCTCCTCCACCGATGTGGCGACGATGGTTGGCCTGTCGGTCTCGGCCACAAACGAACGGATCCGACGGTTGAGTGACAGTGGCACCATCACCGGCTGGCATGCCACGCTGCGCCCGGATCGTTTTGGCGCGGCGCTTTGTGCCTTTGTGCTGATCGACATGTCTTATGAAGGTGAGGCTGAAGCAGTCGCCGCCCTCAGCCAGCGCGCTGAGGTGCAGGAGTTGCATCATATCTCGGGTCCGCATTCCTATCTGATGAAACTGCGGGTGGCAGACACCGCGGCTCTACAGGCCTTCCTGACCGAAGCGGTCAAACCCCTGCCCGCTATCACCCGCACCGAAACCGTCATCACCCTAGGCTCACCCAAGGAAACCCCGGCGATTGCCATCCCGGCCGGTATCGGTGGCGCAGATGTTTGA
- a CDS encoding LysE family transporter, with amino-acid sequence MFEVFLKGLAVGFAIAVPVGPIGLLCIRRSMTEGRAAGLATGLGAAAADGTYGFLVAAGVAASGLLLSYTTEMQLFGGLLIAVLGVLSARAFFQPRPEAAALAPSRNIASAFGTTYLLTLSNPMTIIAFTGMIAGLGAAAGAGGQAAYVLVLGVFLGSALWWLILVQLALWARKRLTGNALKWLDLLAGSVLILWGLQLALTAGSGTH; translated from the coding sequence ATGTTTGAGGTTTTCCTGAAAGGGCTGGCCGTGGGCTTTGCCATCGCGGTACCTGTCGGCCCCATTGGGCTGCTGTGCATTCGTCGTTCCATGACCGAAGGACGCGCGGCCGGGTTGGCCACGGGGCTTGGCGCGGCGGCAGCGGATGGCACCTATGGGTTTCTGGTTGCGGCAGGGGTCGCCGCCAGTGGCCTGCTGCTGAGCTACACGACCGAGATGCAGCTGTTTGGCGGGCTGCTGATTGCGGTGCTGGGTGTTCTGAGTGCGCGGGCCTTCTTTCAGCCGCGTCCTGAGGCAGCGGCCCTGGCCCCCAGCCGAAACATCGCCAGCGCCTTTGGCACCACCTATCTGCTGACCCTATCGAACCCGATGACGATCATCGCTTTCACCGGCATGATTGCCGGCCTTGGCGCGGCGGCGGGGGCTGGGGGTCAGGCGGCTTATGTGCTTGTCCTGGGGGTATTTCTTGGCTCCGCGCTGTGGTGGTTGATCCTGGTGCAGCTGGCGCTTTGGGCGCGCAAACGGCTGACAGGCAACGCGCTGAAATGGCTGGACCTTCTGGCAGGCAGCGTCTTGATCCTCTGGGGGCTGCAACTGGCCCTGACCGCAGGCAGCGGCACACATTAA
- a CDS encoding biotin transporter BioY — translation MERNLTQIALFAALIAALGLIPKFTLPLGVPITGQSLGIMLAGTVLGAKRGALAVILFLGLVALGLPLLAGGRGGLGVFSGVTAGFLFGWVVAAYVTGLLAEMWAGKGGWIAPAIASAIGGILVLYPIGIIGMYLKLDATLMGLTLSMGPFIPGDLIKCVLAGLITQGLRKARPGLVAG, via the coding sequence ATGGAACGCAATCTCACTCAAATCGCATTGTTCGCTGCGCTGATCGCAGCACTGGGGCTGATCCCGAAATTTACCCTGCCGCTGGGCGTGCCGATCACCGGTCAGAGCCTGGGCATCATGCTGGCGGGCACCGTTCTGGGGGCAAAACGCGGCGCATTGGCCGTGATCCTGTTCCTGGGTCTGGTGGCGCTGGGCCTGCCGCTGCTGGCCGGTGGCCGTGGTGGTCTGGGCGTGTTCAGCGGTGTGACCGCTGGTTTCCTGTTTGGCTGGGTTGTGGCGGCTTACGTGACCGGCCTGCTGGCTGAGATGTGGGCGGGCAAAGGCGGCTGGATCGCGCCAGCCATCGCCTCGGCCATCGGGGGCATTCTGGTGCTCTACCCGATTGGCATCATCGGCATGTACCTGAAACTGGATGCCACGCTGATGGGGCTGACCCTGTCGATGGGTCCGTTTATCCCGGGTGACCTGATCAAATGTGTCCTGGCAGGTCTGATCACCCAGGGTCTGCGCAAGGCGCGCCCTGGTTTGGTCGCAGGCTAA